A single window of Acetobacteraceae bacterium DNA harbors:
- a CDS encoding 16S rRNA (uracil(1498)-N(3))-methyltransferase, translating into MKEISSPHLLQRLFLDSEENGSFPSLKAGISLLLSKEHTHYLGNVLRRRIGDYIRLFNGKDGEWLAKISSLTRRETSVEVVKCLRSQQPLKKQKQLLFSPLKRDATELVIRMGTELGVSRFRPLVMARTNLRQLNEKRLKMIAIEASEQSERLDIPEILPITPMCTTLAQWHENMPIAVAMERESALPRKLEKKIDTVLVGPEGGFSEEEKEQILKCHFCHPFSLGEQILRADTAIVAALTSLEINF; encoded by the coding sequence TTGAAAGAAATCTCTTCTCCCCATCTTTTACAGCGTTTATTCTTAGATTCTGAAGAAAACGGCTCTTTTCCTTCTTTAAAAGCAGGAATTTCTCTTCTTTTATCTAAGGAACATACACATTATCTTGGAAATGTTCTTAGACGGCGTATTGGCGATTATATTCGTCTTTTTAATGGGAAAGATGGCGAATGGCTTGCCAAAATATCTTCGTTGACACGTCGGGAAACAAGTGTTGAGGTTGTAAAATGTTTGAGATCGCAACAGCCTTTAAAAAAACAAAAACAGCTTTTATTTTCACCTTTAAAAAGAGATGCAACAGAACTTGTTATTCGTATGGGAACAGAATTAGGGGTTTCTCGTTTTCGCCCATTGGTTATGGCAAGAACTAATCTCAGGCAATTAAATGAAAAACGCTTAAAAATGATTGCGATTGAGGCCTCTGAACAGTCTGAAAGACTGGATATTCCAGAAATTTTACCAATTACGCCGATGTGTACGACACTTGCACAGTGGCATGAAAATATGCCGATTGCTGTGGCGATGGAAAGAGAGAGTGCTCTTCCGAGAAAGCTGGAAAAAAAGATAGATACGGTTTTGGTTGGGCCGGAGGGCGGTTTTTCAGAAGAAGAAAAAGAACAGATCCTAAAATGCCATTTTTGCCATCCTTTTTCTCTAGGAGAGCAAATTTTACGTGCAGACACAGCGATTGTTGCGGCATTAACCTCTCTTGAGATAAATTTTTAA
- a CDS encoding glutamate--cysteine ligase, producing MSNPSPVNSVPLENRYQLVEILEKGSKPTSEWRIGTELEMFGFALPGTDETPFSPPPYQNGIGSLLEKFESAQWGSPIYDEEGDKPTIIGLSGLGKEKGKAISLEPAGQFELSGAPLKDLLETEKELTTHFQNVHKFGEEIGYGFSPIGFQPLWKREEMPWMPKARYKIMRQYMPKVGSLGLDMMTRTCTVQVNLDFSSEQDMCKKMRVALALQPVATAIFANSPFKEGKLADCQTMRGKIWLDTDRARSGQPESFFHESFSFESYIDWALKTPMYFIRRDGKSLDVTGASFLSWMEGKATGVLADYTPTIGDFEDHLTTLFPDVRLKTFLEMRGADAGSPEMTLGLSAFWVGLLYHQDVLDEVDELVRSYPIETFKKLHKIVPEKGIHSPFQGGFQPFLKTLCRLSEKGLKLRNLGEEKLLQPVINIVETNISQADHWISRFNGEWAGDVKNLFLESRI from the coding sequence ATGTCTAATCCATCTCCCGTCAATTCCGTCCCTTTGGAAAATCGTTATCAGCTTGTTGAAATCTTAGAAAAAGGTTCTAAACCCACTTCTGAATGGCGGATTGGTACGGAACTGGAAATGTTTGGTTTCGCTTTGCCAGGTACAGATGAGACACCTTTTTCCCCACCACCTTATCAAAATGGCATTGGCAGTCTGTTAGAAAAATTTGAATCCGCACAATGGGGGAGTCCCATTTATGATGAAGAAGGGGATAAACCTACGATCATAGGTTTGTCAGGTTTAGGAAAAGAAAAAGGGAAAGCCATTTCTTTAGAACCTGCTGGGCAATTTGAGCTTTCTGGAGCACCGCTTAAAGATCTTCTTGAAACGGAAAAAGAACTTACAACCCATTTTCAAAATGTACATAAATTCGGTGAGGAAATTGGTTATGGATTTTCGCCAATCGGTTTTCAGCCTTTGTGGAAACGAGAAGAGATGCCATGGATGCCAAAAGCGCGTTATAAAATCATGCGCCAATATATGCCGAAAGTTGGTTCACTTGGTCTCGACATGATGACGCGTACCTGTACAGTACAAGTGAATTTAGATTTTTCGTCAGAACAGGATATGTGTAAAAAAATGCGTGTTGCGCTGGCATTGCAACCTGTAGCTACGGCGATTTTTGCTAACTCTCCTTTTAAAGAAGGAAAATTAGCAGATTGTCAAACAATGCGTGGAAAAATTTGGCTTGATACGGATAGGGCACGCTCTGGCCAGCCTGAGAGTTTTTTCCATGAATCTTTCTCGTTTGAAAGTTATATCGATTGGGCTTTAAAAACCCCGATGTATTTTATTCGGCGAGATGGTAAATCCTTGGACGTCACAGGGGCCTCTTTTCTGAGTTGGATGGAAGGCAAGGCAACAGGTGTTCTTGCAGATTATACCCCAACAATTGGAGATTTTGAGGATCATTTAACGACTTTATTTCCAGATGTTCGTCTTAAAACTTTTTTAGAAATGCGTGGTGCTGATGCAGGGTCGCCGGAAATGACATTGGGTCTTTCTGCTTTCTGGGTTGGGTTGCTTTATCATCAAGATGTTTTGGATGAAGTGGATGAGTTGGTCCGTTCCTACCCGATAGAAACATTTAAAAAATTGCATAAAATTGTTCCAGAAAAGGGTATTCATTCTCCTTTTCAGGGAGGGTTTCAGCCTTTTTTAAAGACTTTATGCCGTCTTTCTGAAAAAGGATTAAAATTAAGAAATCTCGGTGAGGAAAAGCTTTTGCAGCCTGTTATCAACATTGTTGAAACAAATATATCTCAAGCAGATCATTGGATTTCACGTTTCAATGGCGAGTGGGCTGGTGATGTAAAAAATCTTTTTCTTGAATCCCGTATCTAA
- a CDS encoding ribosome biogenesis GTPase Der, protein MSDLSQNKKLPLVVLVGRPNVGKSTLFNRLTGKRKAIVSDQPGVTRDRQACETTFRGRDIFLMDTAGLEENDSGSLGARMTDSTKQAVSEADLVLFCIDSRAGITAADIFFARWLRQQGRPVMLIANKAEGKAGDAGVLDAYELGLGDCIAVSAEHAEGISYLIGEVAENLPSEDESEIEVPEIEEENSEEGQEEVDTRPVRVAIVGRPNAGKSTLINAFLGEERMITGPEAGLTRDSVLCSFYYKGRQIEITDTAGMRKRARIEKASLEKSSVQASIAAIKSSEAVMLVIDAERGLDEQDLQLARLIEEEGRACILVMNKWDLVKDHKETRKKIMDRLEISLAQLKGIPTITSSALKGRGLDQLLEAVLKNIAIWRQRVGTGALNRWFAEMLERHPPSMVNGRRLKLRYITQVKASPPTFVIFGTRVESIPESYKRYLVNGLRETFGLSGVPVRLQLRSSKNPYEEEKR, encoded by the coding sequence GTGTCAGATTTATCTCAAAATAAAAAATTACCGCTCGTCGTCCTTGTTGGACGTCCAAATGTTGGCAAATCAACCTTATTCAACCGTTTGACAGGAAAAAGGAAAGCGATTGTTTCCGATCAGCCCGGTGTCACAAGAGACCGTCAGGCCTGTGAAACAACATTCAGAGGACGTGATATTTTCCTTATGGATACAGCGGGTCTCGAAGAAAATGATTCCGGAAGCCTTGGCGCGAGAATGACAGATTCGACGAAACAGGCTGTTTCAGAGGCGGATTTAGTTCTGTTCTGCATTGATTCCCGTGCCGGCATTACGGCCGCAGATATTTTCTTTGCGCGCTGGCTTCGTCAGCAAGGCCGTCCGGTGATGTTGATTGCGAACAAAGCAGAAGGAAAGGCCGGAGATGCCGGCGTTTTAGATGCATACGAGCTTGGTTTGGGAGATTGTATCGCTGTTTCCGCTGAGCATGCCGAGGGTATCAGTTACTTAATTGGTGAAGTCGCTGAAAATCTTCCGTCAGAAGATGAATCGGAAATTGAAGTCCCTGAAATTGAAGAAGAGAATTCAGAGGAAGGGCAGGAAGAGGTCGATACACGACCTGTAAGAGTCGCCATCGTCGGACGTCCAAATGCGGGGAAATCGACGCTAATTAATGCTTTTTTAGGAGAAGAGAGAATGATCACAGGGCCTGAGGCAGGCCTGACACGTGATTCTGTTCTTTGTTCTTTCTATTATAAAGGCCGTCAGATTGAGATTACGGATACGGCGGGTATGCGTAAACGTGCTAGAATAGAAAAAGCCTCTTTGGAGAAAAGTTCCGTTCAAGCGTCTATTGCCGCAATTAAATCTTCAGAGGCCGTCATGCTCGTGATTGATGCCGAGCGAGGTCTTGATGAGCAAGATTTACAGCTAGCACGTTTGATCGAAGAGGAGGGGCGTGCCTGTATCTTAGTGATGAATAAATGGGATCTTGTTAAAGATCATAAAGAAACCCGTAAAAAAATAATGGATCGATTGGAAATTTCTTTAGCTCAGCTTAAGGGGATACCAACGATTACTTCTTCCGCTCTCAAAGGACGTGGTTTAGATCAGCTCTTAGAGGCCGTTTTAAAGAATATTGCCATATGGCGACAACGTGTCGGTACAGGCGCCTTAAATCGCTGGTTTGCTGAAATGCTCGAGAGGCATCCACCTTCAATGGTAAACGGACGCCGTTTAAAATTACGCTATATCACGCAGGTAAAAGCTTCTCCGCCAACCTTTGTTATCTTTGGAACAAGGGTGGAAAGCATTCCTGAAAGCTATAAACGCTATCTTGTTAATGGTTTAAGAGAAACTTTTGGACTTTCAGGGGTTCCTGTCCGCTTGCAATTACGATCGAGCAAGAACCCATATGAGGAAGAGAAGCGCTAA
- the ubiA gene encoding 4-hydroxybenzoate polyprenyltransferase, producing the protein MPSPSAHSDIFLKGYIGRLPYPWRSYALLMRLDRPVAIWLLFQPCAFGVFLAPQSRSPWQCLTWLLFFLLGSFTMRSAGCIINDLWDRKFDALVERTKTRPLASGAVSVSQAVFLLGILLLISFGLLLVLPSFCWILGVFALLLTSLYPTAKRFFACPQLILGLTFGFGTLIAYAAMTETLSPAVISLYLGVVFWQMGYDTIYGFQDMKDDQKIGVKSASLLMRHHAKIFISACYFGTFLGFSLAIWLGDFLPLGAIALLPGMFLLFSQIVFLNPNAPATCLSQFKQNVLIGWLFVVGWGIERLLS; encoded by the coding sequence ATGCCTTCACCATCTGCACATTCTGACATTTTTCTCAAAGGATATATAGGTCGTCTTCCCTATCCTTGGCGTTCTTACGCTTTATTAATGCGCCTTGATCGCCCTGTCGCCATATGGCTTTTATTCCAGCCTTGTGCTTTTGGTGTTTTTTTAGCCCCTCAATCTCGTTCACCTTGGCAGTGTCTCACATGGCTACTCTTTTTTCTCTTGGGATCTTTTACAATGCGCTCCGCCGGCTGCATCATCAATGATTTATGGGATCGTAAATTTGATGCCCTCGTTGAACGCACAAAAACACGTCCATTGGCTTCTGGTGCTGTTTCTGTTTCCCAAGCTGTTTTTCTTTTAGGGATTTTACTCCTCATTTCCTTTGGGTTACTTTTAGTATTGCCCTCTTTTTGCTGGATATTAGGTGTTTTTGCGCTTCTTTTGACCAGTCTTTACCCAACGGCAAAACGTTTCTTTGCCTGCCCGCAACTTATTTTGGGGCTAACCTTTGGGTTTGGAACACTTATTGCCTATGCGGCGATGACAGAAACACTCTCTCCTGCTGTGATTTCTCTCTATCTCGGTGTTGTCTTTTGGCAAATGGGCTATGATACAATCTATGGCTTCCAAGATATGAAAGATGATCAAAAAATTGGTGTAAAATCTGCCTCTCTCTTAATGCGCCATCACGCAAAAATATTTATCTCAGCTTGTTATTTTGGAACATTTTTAGGATTTAGTTTGGCTATTTGGCTCGGAGACTTTCTTCCTTTAGGGGCTATTGCACTGCTTCCAGGAATGTTTTTGCTTTTTTCTCAGATTGTTTTTTTAAATCCGAATGCCCCAGCTACTTGCCTGTCTCAATTCAAACAAAATGTTCTGATTGGCTGGCTTTTTGTTGTAGGCTGGGGGATCGAAAGACTTCTTTCCTAG
- the dnaQ gene encoding DNA polymerase III subunit epsilon, with translation MNRVIVFDTETTGLDPDTGDRIIEIAGIELINALPTEQQFRTLINPQREIPEEATKVHGFTDADVEGQPLFGEIIDEFLEFVGDSKLVAHNAAFDFKFLNAELQKSGRPPLDYKTRAVDTLAMAKKKFPGQPNSLNILCSRFKIDRSERITHNALLDCKLLGQVYLELIGGRQGGLSLESDSASQKKQNFSFKRIREDRIPRIMSLPSEEIMKAHKDFIGDNAGMMWNQE, from the coding sequence ATGAACCGTGTAATTGTTTTTGATACAGAAACCACAGGTTTGGATCCAGATACAGGAGATCGTATTATTGAAATTGCAGGGATCGAACTGATTAATGCACTTCCAACAGAGCAGCAATTTCGTACCCTCATTAATCCTCAAAGAGAAATCCCCGAAGAAGCGACAAAGGTTCACGGTTTTACAGATGCGGATGTGGAGGGCCAGCCGCTTTTTGGCGAAATTATAGATGAATTTTTAGAATTTGTTGGGGATTCAAAGCTGGTTGCGCATAATGCAGCCTTTGACTTTAAGTTTCTAAATGCTGAGCTTCAAAAAAGCGGACGTCCACCCCTTGATTATAAGACACGTGCTGTAGACACGTTGGCGATGGCCAAAAAAAAATTTCCAGGCCAGCCAAATTCTCTTAATATTTTATGTAGCCGCTTTAAAATTGATCGTTCTGAACGTATCACCCATAATGCGCTTTTAGACTGTAAGTTACTGGGGCAAGTGTACCTTGAACTCATAGGTGGACGGCAAGGGGGGCTTAGTCTTGAGAGTGATTCGGCTTCTCAAAAAAAACAGAATTTTTCTTTTAAGAGAATTAGAGAAGATAGAATACCCCGCATAATGTCTCTTCCTTCAGAAGAAATCATGAAGGCACATAAAGATTTTATTGGGGACAATGCCGGGATGATGTGGAATCAAGAATGA
- a CDS encoding dehydrogenase, producing the protein MGFSEKENAQADLEKKYSRRNLLRSLSGSAVVASLPGCSVIEHLLGEKEKPHLAGQRIDVLSFGAGLHPLSGPKAEVILPAPQNIKAWPQQNISPEHLSTNAAGRGVHPLWSMSIGAGDSTYNILKTALSIVTTFPNSRGAIASPPVVAGGRIFTSDAQGNVRAWTWPKRHFLWSFQPAINTNSSNIGGGIAVDGDILYVVDGVTKVWALYAATGKIKWSSEAGTPGRSAPVVAKGLLAFTTIDERLFVLDTETGKLLWTYRGSPAATVIFGASTPAISGDTLIAGFNSGDLVALRVGSGEIIWSDSLGGGNGRGAALDFACIRGCPVIVGNTVYAASMSQVLVAMDVRSGRRLWEREASSQNPLCVCGNWLYVLSLDQQLACLDRFNGRVQWVTQLRRFSNEKHQKGAIEWVGPLMVDGRLICFSTLAHAGLAVIHADTGRVEKIRRMPGGSSVQPIICDGQILVITHNGDLHSYG; encoded by the coding sequence ATGGGTTTTTCAGAAAAAGAAAATGCTCAAGCCGATCTTGAAAAAAAATATTCCCGCCGGAATCTTCTTCGTTCTTTATCTGGAAGTGCTGTTGTAGCTTCTTTACCTGGATGTTCTGTTATTGAGCATCTTTTGGGAGAGAAAGAAAAACCGCATTTAGCAGGACAACGAATAGATGTTTTATCTTTTGGTGCAGGGCTTCATCCCTTATCAGGGCCAAAGGCTGAAGTGATATTGCCTGCGCCTCAAAATATAAAAGCTTGGCCGCAGCAAAATATTTCTCCCGAACATCTTTCAACGAATGCCGCCGGTCGGGGAGTTCATCCGCTTTGGAGCATGTCTATTGGTGCGGGGGATTCAACTTACAATATTCTAAAAACAGCCTTGTCTATTGTCACAACTTTTCCCAATAGCCGAGGGGCCATTGCATCTCCACCTGTTGTTGCTGGAGGTAGAATTTTTACCTCGGATGCCCAAGGAAATGTCAGAGCGTGGACATGGCCGAAAAGACATTTTTTATGGAGCTTTCAGCCGGCTATTAACACCAATTCCAGTAATATTGGGGGAGGGATTGCTGTTGATGGAGATATTTTATATGTCGTTGACGGTGTTACGAAAGTTTGGGCTTTATATGCGGCAACCGGAAAAATAAAATGGAGTTCTGAAGCAGGAACACCAGGTCGTTCAGCGCCTGTCGTTGCAAAAGGACTTCTTGCTTTTACAACAATTGATGAGCGTCTCTTTGTCCTAGATACAGAAACGGGCAAACTCCTTTGGACATATCGTGGTTCTCCGGCAGCGACGGTTATTTTTGGGGCTTCGACACCTGCGATTAGTGGGGATACACTTATTGCTGGATTTAATAGCGGAGATTTGGTTGCGTTACGGGTAGGGTCTGGTGAAATTATTTGGAGTGATAGTTTAGGTGGTGGGAATGGCCGTGGTGCTGCTCTAGATTTTGCGTGTATTCGTGGTTGTCCCGTGATTGTTGGTAATACGGTTTATGCCGCCTCGATGTCCCAAGTTTTAGTCGCAATGGATGTGCGCTCTGGGCGGCGCCTGTGGGAAAGAGAGGCAAGTAGTCAAAATCCACTATGTGTTTGTGGAAATTGGCTTTATGTTCTTTCTTTAGATCAGCAATTGGCATGTTTAGACCGCTTTAATGGAAGAGTGCAGTGGGTTACGCAATTACGACGCTTTTCCAATGAAAAACATCAAAAAGGGGCGATTGAATGGGTAGGTCCTTTGATGGTTGATGGTAGATTGATTTGTTTTTCAACACTTGCCCATGCTGGTTTAGCTGTTATTCATGCAGATACGGGAAGAGTAGAAAAAATTAGGCGTATGCCTGGCGGCTCTTCTGTTCAGCCGATTATTTGTGATGGACAAATTTTAGTTATAACGCATAATGGGGACTTGCATTCTTATGGCTAA
- a CDS encoding glycosyltransferase family 9 protein: MIKILFITSSRLGDAVISLSVLEALTQQFPTARFTIACGAEVVSLFKTVSNIDRIIPIHKKSYNRHWYFLWCKCFPTKWFLTVDLRGSILSFFLRASQRKILIGKKFQKQRAIAQLKKMSLPLETMPRINPSFKMQEKAKKRMFSPPYVALAPTAGSPQKCWPIENFIQLGNFLKRKGFNLVIFYGAREEEKRAVSSFFKMHPDTLDFGGGEDLEFVSACLQNCALFVGNDSGLMHLSAAIGIPTLGIFGPSLSIKYAPRGEKAYFMEAPGFSGKGVMSLLSVERVQEFILIMLENLKNDKGI, translated from the coding sequence ATGATAAAGATTTTATTTATTACCTCATCACGTTTGGGTGATGCTGTAATTTCTTTATCTGTTCTGGAGGCTCTAACACAGCAATTTCCAACAGCACGCTTTACAATCGCTTGTGGTGCTGAGGTTGTTTCTCTTTTTAAAACCGTATCAAATATTGATCGGATTATTCCGATTCATAAAAAGTCATATAATCGCCACTGGTATTTCTTATGGTGTAAATGTTTCCCTACAAAATGGTTTTTAACTGTCGATTTAAGGGGATCTATCCTTTCGTTTTTTTTAAGAGCTTCTCAAAGAAAAATTTTGATCGGTAAAAAATTTCAAAAACAGCGCGCCATCGCACAATTAAAAAAAATGTCTCTTCCGCTGGAAACTATGCCGAGAATTAATCCTTCTTTTAAGATGCAGGAAAAAGCAAAAAAAAGAATGTTTTCACCTCCGTATGTTGCTTTGGCACCAACGGCAGGAAGTCCACAAAAATGCTGGCCGATTGAAAATTTTATTCAGCTAGGAAATTTTCTGAAAAGAAAAGGATTTAATCTCGTTATTTTTTATGGCGCACGTGAGGAAGAAAAGAGAGCTGTCTCATCTTTTTTTAAGATGCATCCGGATACATTAGATTTCGGGGGGGGCGAGGATTTGGAATTTGTTTCCGCATGCCTTCAAAATTGTGCGTTGTTTGTCGGGAATGATTCTGGCTTAATGCATTTAAGCGCTGCGATAGGAATACCAACTTTAGGGATATTTGGACCTAGCCTTTCGATAAAATACGCCCCTAGAGGTGAAAAAGCCTATTTTATGGAGGCTCCAGGATTTTCAGGTAAAGGCGTGATGTCTTTATTATCAGTTGAACGGGTTCAGGAATTTATTTTAATAATGCTTGAAAATTTAAAAAACGATAAGGGAATATAA
- a CDS encoding dihydroorotase, which produces MHFDLILRNAKRIFPWGGSVGDVAVHGGKIVSFSPVAQDTAEEEVDLSGLHLLPGLMDSHVHLREPGKEHAETIATGAKGAALGGLTTILDMPNNTPPTIDNDSLSYKVERARQEALVNIGFYMGASQQNIAHLAALECLEGVCAIKVFAGSSTGDLLIGDEAGIRKVLQTGHRRVAFHAEDEDRLQERAKTYRHSGASYSTHEVWRDVDCALFATKKILKLAHEEKRPIHILHVTTAEEMALLGQHRAFATCEVLANHLTLHSPECYEKLGGMAVLNPPLRGKAHQDALWQGLRDGRVDVLSSDHAPHALEEKEREWSACSSGLTGIQTLLPIMLDHVNAGRLTLERLVDLMAAGPARVYGMPTKGRLAVGYDADFTIVDMKKEAKISKEKLVSPCGWSPFDGKSIRGWPVMTIVNGQIVMREHEITASKAVGKLPLFFS; this is translated from the coding sequence ATGCATTTTGATCTCATTTTACGTAATGCGAAACGAATTTTCCCATGGGGGGGAAGCGTTGGGGATGTTGCCGTTCATGGTGGAAAAATTGTTTCTTTTTCGCCTGTAGCACAAGATACCGCAGAAGAGGAGGTTGATCTTTCCGGTCTTCATCTTCTGCCGGGACTGATGGATTCCCATGTTCACTTAAGAGAGCCTGGAAAAGAGCATGCGGAAACGATTGCAACGGGCGCAAAAGGTGCGGCTTTAGGTGGTCTGACAACAATTTTGGACATGCCCAATAATACCCCGCCAACCATTGATAATGATTCCCTTTCTTATAAAGTCGAGCGTGCAAGGCAAGAGGCGCTTGTAAATATTGGATTTTATATGGGCGCCTCTCAACAGAATATAGCGCATTTGGCCGCTTTAGAATGTCTTGAAGGTGTCTGTGCCATTAAAGTTTTTGCCGGCTCAAGTACAGGAGATTTACTCATTGGTGATGAGGCAGGCATTAGAAAAGTCTTACAGACAGGCCATCGTAGAGTGGCTTTTCATGCTGAGGATGAAGACCGCTTACAGGAAAGAGCAAAAACCTATCGCCATTCTGGAGCCTCTTATAGCACGCATGAAGTTTGGAGAGATGTTGATTGTGCCTTATTCGCTACAAAAAAAATTCTTAAATTAGCGCATGAAGAAAAAAGACCAATCCATATTTTACATGTGACGACAGCAGAGGAAATGGCTTTACTTGGTCAGCATAGAGCTTTTGCAACTTGCGAAGTGCTTGCAAACCATTTAACCCTTCATTCGCCGGAATGCTATGAAAAGCTTGGCGGCATGGCGGTATTAAATCCACCATTGCGAGGAAAAGCGCATCAAGATGCTTTATGGCAAGGATTAAGAGACGGGCGTGTTGATGTGCTTTCTTCTGATCATGCGCCGCATGCACTGGAAGAAAAAGAAAGAGAATGGTCTGCCTGTTCATCAGGTTTGACGGGAATTCAAACGTTACTTCCAATTATGCTCGATCATGTAAACGCAGGTCGTCTGACTTTAGAAAGATTAGTCGATTTAATGGCAGCAGGGCCTGCTCGTGTTTATGGAATGCCGACAAAAGGACGGCTTGCTGTTGGATATGATGCTGATTTTACAATCGTAGACATGAAAAAAGAGGCGAAAATTTCAAAAGAAAAACTTGTTTCTCCCTGTGGCTGGTCACCTTTTGATGGTAAATCAATCAGAGGCTGGCCTGTGATGACTATTGTTAATGGCCAGATCGTTATGAGAGAGCATGAAATTACGGCATCAAAGGCAGTCGGAAAACTTCCCTTATTTTTTTCTTGA
- the coaE gene encoding dephospho-CoA kinase encodes MIVVGITGKIAAGKSTIAHFFKEKNFPVFDADFEARKLQETAAQIQRKIQKKFPNVFDKKGKLDRQKLRFEVLKNDSSLRDMEEIIFPEVKKKAINFISQNKYSPFIVLDVPLMWGSGIDILCDEIFYIETSETCRHKRISERGFLSLEELRRIEKRQKQEENNLTDKVLVLRGDISLLETKLLLDSYLRKKGLIR; translated from the coding sequence ATGATTGTCGTCGGCATTACAGGAAAAATTGCCGCAGGAAAAAGTACGATTGCACATTTTTTTAAAGAAAAGAATTTTCCTGTCTTTGATGCGGATTTCGAAGCTAGAAAATTGCAAGAGACGGCGGCACAGATTCAAAGAAAGATCCAAAAAAAATTCCCAAATGTCTTTGATAAAAAAGGGAAGCTTGATCGTCAAAAATTACGTTTTGAAGTTTTAAAAAATGATTCTTCGTTAAGGGATATGGAGGAAATTATTTTTCCAGAGGTCAAAAAGAAGGCCATAAATTTTATTTCACAAAATAAATACTCTCCGTTTATTGTTTTGGATGTCCCTTTAATGTGGGGAAGCGGCATAGATATTCTGTGTGATGAAATTTTTTATATCGAAACTTCTGAAACTTGCCGACATAAAAGAATTTCTGAAAGAGGGTTTTTGTCTTTAGAGGAGCTCAGGCGTATTGAAAAACGCCAAAAACAAGAGGAAAATAATTTAACGGATAAGGTCTTGGTACTTAGGGGAGATATTTCCCTTTTAGAAACAAAGTTACTTTTAGATTCTTATCTTAGAAAAAAAGGATTGATACGATGA
- a CDS encoding outer membrane lipoprotein carrier protein LolA translates to MYFYLSTKNCLRLLISCAVVGFFSRGIEVKAQNVCADIKLDSSQSLKFSKMQLWLDHLEAEKGNFSQIDQKGKSATGKFALQRPNDMRFDYDGKNGIHIIGSEGKIAYTDPSVGQVTFLPMDKTPLGLLFGKSYGWESICLQKFNEDSQFLSATLTQKNNPSQGNITLKFMKDPLHLSGWRIEDMQGNITEIVLDQIKEVKGFSSHYFKLPKES, encoded by the coding sequence ATGTATTTTTATTTATCTACAAAAAATTGTCTAAGATTATTGATTTCTTGTGCTGTTGTAGGATTTTTTTCTAGAGGGATAGAGGTTAAAGCACAGAATGTTTGTGCGGATATAAAATTAGACTCATCACAAAGTTTAAAATTTTCAAAAATGCAACTTTGGTTAGACCATTTGGAAGCTGAAAAAGGAAATTTTTCTCAAATTGATCAGAAAGGAAAAAGCGCAACCGGAAAATTTGCGTTGCAGCGTCCTAATGACATGCGTTTTGATTATGATGGGAAAAACGGCATTCATATTATTGGGAGTGAGGGAAAAATTGCTTATACAGACCCTTCTGTTGGGCAAGTCACCTTTCTGCCGATGGACAAAACGCCTCTTGGACTTCTTTTCGGAAAAAGCTATGGCTGGGAAAGTATTTGTCTGCAAAAATTCAATGAAGATTCTCAATTTCTTTCAGCAACATTGACACAAAAAAATAATCCCTCCCAAGGAAATATCACCCTTAAATTTATGAAAGATCCCTTGCATCTTTCCGGATGGAGAATTGAAGATATGCAAGGGAATATCACAGAGATTGTTCTAGATCAGATAAAGGAAGTTAAGGGATTTTCTTCGCATTATTTTAAACTTCCGAAAGAATCATAA